Below is a genomic region from Eupeodes corollae chromosome 1, idEupCoro1.1, whole genome shotgun sequence.
CTGCTCGACCTCCTCTATGGTAccctgccttagaataacttgtgttCTTTGGACCTtggtcattactttggtcttatttgtgtcaatccttaagccagccacctcttcattcaattgcagcgaatgacacatctgatttaagcctgccgtGTTGTTTGCCACGAGACATAttatatcgtcagcataatctCTGAAGCTTGTCAATCAGACTCCATTGGATACCGTGTCTTTTATTTGTACCCACCTTGgcagtcatcacatcgtcaatcgccagcaaaaacagaattggtgacaagacatctccttgtctcacatcgaaggagtcggaaagttgtccattgtgcaacacaaaacaccttgcattgttgtacgattctttaataagagtgacaattttctcagggattcctGGCGTTTTGAATCCCtactattcaaatatttagttACATCTGAATAATGTTAAGAAATTGTACTTGGTATGcttttttgtaagttaaattGGAGGACCGCAGCACCTTACTAtgctttttgtttgaaataaaaacattacaagCTCGCTGTAAGTACTTTTcaattatgtttgcttatgaTATCATTACTACATTACATGTTAATTGTCCACCTCTTAAGAACTCTAGTCAATTAGGGGAAATGCCCCTCCAAGAGTAACACGAAATGTTTATGAGCAGTGTTACCGCAATAAATCCATTTCATATAAATAGCGCTTCTACAAGAATCTGAATCTCTATTCTATGGAATTAATATGTTTACTAAACTATCAAAGCTGGCGTAAGGTCACTTTACACTTGTATCCGAATAACAAATTAGGTATCAAGCTATGCTGCTAAATATCCAACGAGATTCTAATTTTCGGTCTAATCTTGTTAAGCCTAATATTTCTTTGGATAAAGTTTTATCTCCAACTCaacatcattttcattttaatttatgtattaataattttttaaatcgatcggaaaaaaaagaaaaaacaaaacaaataaaatatgaaaaattcttctcttttaatttatttaccatatttaaaaataacacattACAGTACGAGATACGAACTAACATTCGTAACCATAAGACTGAATGATCTTGTTGAAGGGTTCGGCTGCCTTTGCAATATTCTCGCGTGCCTTGACCGTCAACTTCTTCATGATCTTGTTGTGTTTCAATGTCACACGCAACTTAGCCTTGCGCTTCCTCTCCAGACTCTTGACAACGTCCTGGTAATGCCATCCAACTTCGCTGGACAGACGACCGACTTGGCAGTATTTACGGTCAGAACGGAGGGTCAGCACTCGCATAGCGATTGGTACACAAACGCGACGCTTCTTGTCGTATGGTGGTGGAATACCATCGAACACACGAAGACGAGCCAAAGCAGCTTGTCCACGCTTGGTTTTGTGTGGTACCATGCCTGGAAAAGAAACGAAAACATAGATATGTTAGTAAAAGGTTCCAAATCACTGAATGTTTCATGTAGGTAACGCGAGTGGGTGCTCTCAGTTCGGTTTTTGTTACATGATTCTTTCAAATAATGTAGGTAAGATGTGTATAACATCATTGTAAGCGACAATGCAATAGCAATGATCTAGTTCGAGTACATACctggaaagaaacaaaaaaagaaacttattaaCATGTGtccaatttattaaaacatttgtttggaaGCGATTTTGACGTCAGAAAGATATAGTTTCATGGTTTACAATCAAATAATGTAGGTAAGATAGTATAATCATCATTATAAACAATGAACTGGGCCTCCTCCTTAAATTAAAGACTAGAAACAAACTCACCTCTTACAGCTTTGTAGAAAATCCTTGATGGGGCACGGAAATGGAAAGGACCACGGGCAGGGTTAACGTTACACCTCTTGCGCAGGTAGGACAGGTACTTTATTTTGTTCCTGTAGAAGTGTCCGGAGAGGTTAAGCTCCTCGCATCGTACAACAGCGACCTTGCCGCCTTGCAGCAGGTATTTAGCAACTACAGATGCCAATCGGCCGACCAAATGGCCACGACCATCGATAACAACGGCCTGCaagttaaaatcacaaaattaatatttcttgcATTCAAACTACTGTTcctttagaaaataaaactattgtGTTGAAAATTTTCTCTAGTGGTTGGACATTttcacgaaaaataaaaattttgtaaatgacCCAGTGTACTTGCACGTGTAACACCCCATACAAGATTGTCAAAGCGTGtagtttttcaacatttttccacgaaaaacacaaatttattgaaagtattttttcaCAACACAATAATGCTTTATTTTCTCTACaattttatccaatttgtagGCAATTTAACATagtttttctatgaaaaaatcgCGACTTACCCTGTTATTTAAACCAGTCATGTTTAAGAACCGCACGGAAAGAAATGGCCGATCCGAAAGTCAGAAGGACGGAAGTGGGGTTTCGTTTTCAAAGATGGCGAACCGGTTGGAATGAAACtgaattgaatgaaattatGGAAACCGCTTGAAATTGGAATTTCggaacaaaaatctttttttaattgttgaggtttttcttcaaattttaatgaaatcttttattaattGAATGCAATAAGTCGAGTATTGGGTATAgaagttttcattaaaaaacattttgcaaGGTATCCTATATGGCGATGAAAGATAAAATTCTTAAGGTGTATGCACACTATGAGTGTGCTCTTGCATGTGCAATTCGAGTTACACGCTGAGTTGAAATAGGAATACGTTcagaatagaaacaaaatattataactcAAAATTGATCACCGAGTTAATTAAAGTTATTCAgagcattgtatatatattttctagtaaatatatatacaatgttcAGAGTTCAGTACCATATTGGCTTATATGGGAGAGCACCCGTTAGTCAACTGAGTTATTGAACAATTAAAGTTGCTTAGAGTTGCTGAAATTTGCTTTCAAAAAGTCCTTAGTATACAATGGATCTTAAAGTTTCTTGGCTCTACCAACAAACCAATGATTATTGTCAGCAactaactat
It encodes:
- the LOC129941854 gene encoding 60S ribosomal protein L13a codes for the protein MTGLNNRAVVIDGRGHLVGRLASVVAKYLLQGGKVAVVRCEELNLSGHFYRNKIKYLSYLRKRCNVNPARGPFHFRAPSRIFYKAVRGMVPHKTKRGQAALARLRVFDGIPPPYDKKRRVCVPIAMRVLTLRSDRKYCQVGRLSSEVGWHYQDVVKSLERKRKAKLRVTLKHNKIMKKLTVKARENIAKAAEPFNKIIQSYGYEC